A stretch of Carya illinoinensis cultivar Pawnee chromosome 14, C.illinoinensisPawnee_v1, whole genome shotgun sequence DNA encodes these proteins:
- the LOC122293754 gene encoding cytochrome P450 705A5-like produces MLVVASASVATEAFKANDLAISNRPALAFVDETPYGRAGFFNAPYGKYRRFMKKLSMTQLLNTTQIERSRSIRREELVQLLCRLFDSAQRRELVDLGTEFVKFTNNSTCRMAMSAKVSGDNSEAEQIRASVKESMQLGSKIYLGEILGPLKRLTFWLYGKQSIKSSFSRFPAFLVLLP; encoded by the coding sequence ATGCTAGTAGTTGCATCGGCCTCCGTCGCTACCGAAGCGTTTAAAGCCAATGATCTTGCCATTTCAAACCGCCCCGCTCTTGCTTTCGTAGATGAAACACCTTATGGGCGTGCCGGATTCTTCAACGCCCCCTATGGCAAGTACAGGAGGTTCATGAAGAAGCTTTCCATGACACAATTGCTTAATACTACGCAGATTGAACGTTCACGCTCTATTCGACGCGAAGAACTTGTACAACTTTTGTGCAGACTGTTCGACAGTGCTCAGAGAAGAGAACTAGTTGATTTGGGCACTGAGTTCGTGAAATTTACAAACAATTCCACCTGCAGGATGGCGATGAGCGCGAAGGTTTCAGGTGATAATAGTGAAGCTGAGCAGATTAGGGCGTCGGTGAAGGAGTCTATGCAGTTAGGGTCCAAGATTTATTTAGGGGAGATCTTGGGGCCTTTGAAGAGGTTGACTTTTTGGCTATATGGGAAGCAGTCCATCAAATCCTCATTCTCTCGCTTCCCCGCTTTCCTCGTGCTCCTTCCATAG